One region of Bacillus zhangzhouensis genomic DNA includes:
- the cstA gene encoding carbon starvation protein CstA, with protein MNAVTIVIGSMCILAIAYRLYGTFMMVKVLKVTDDHPTPAHTLEDGKDYVPTNKWVTFGHHFAAIAAAGPLVGPILAAQFGYLPGLLWLLIGAVIGGAVHDLVVLFASMRKKGKSLSEVAKEELGPVAGFCTGLAMLFIITITMAGLSMVVLHALERNPWGTFAVGITIPIAMGVGLYYKKTGNLKLATSAGFILLMFGVFLGPNIQGTALGNFLTLDTKTLALALPIYAFFAAALPVWLLLAPRDYLSSFMKIGVFIALIAGIFMVNPSIQFPAFTEFVNGGGPVLAGPVWPFISITIACGAISGFHAFVGSGTTPKMLDRWSDMKPVAFGAMLVECLVGIMALIAATALHPGDYFAINSTPEVFRTLGMSVENLPQLSKEIGLDLEGRTGGAVTLAVGMAYIFTGIPFFSHLASYFFQFVIMFEAVFILTAIDAGTRVARYLIQDFLGEAYKPLKRNDWVPGSVFASALACFMWGYLLYSGDIGSIWALFGVSNQLMASVGLIIGATVVLKIADKRRYMLTCFIPLAYLYVTVNYAGYWMVAKVYLNPEASGYSVLNAVLSIIMLILGFVIIVFAIKKWVEIWRDPAIRMETPITG; from the coding sequence ATGAATGCGGTTACAATTGTAATAGGATCTATGTGTATTTTAGCGATTGCCTATCGTCTTTATGGCACATTTATGATGGTCAAGGTATTAAAGGTCACAGATGATCATCCTACACCGGCTCATACACTAGAGGACGGGAAAGATTATGTGCCGACAAATAAATGGGTCACATTTGGCCATCATTTTGCTGCAATTGCAGCTGCTGGTCCGTTAGTGGGTCCGATTTTAGCCGCTCAATTTGGGTATTTACCTGGTCTCCTTTGGCTTTTAATTGGTGCAGTAATAGGCGGAGCTGTACATGATCTAGTCGTCTTATTTGCGTCGATGCGAAAAAAGGGGAAATCATTATCAGAGGTAGCGAAGGAAGAGCTGGGACCTGTTGCTGGGTTTTGTACAGGGCTTGCGATGCTGTTTATTATTACGATCACAATGGCAGGTTTGTCTATGGTTGTGCTCCATGCTTTAGAACGTAACCCTTGGGGGACATTTGCAGTTGGAATCACGATTCCAATTGCGATGGGGGTTGGTCTGTATTATAAAAAAACAGGCAATTTAAAGCTGGCGACATCTGCGGGATTTATTTTGCTGATGTTTGGTGTATTCCTTGGTCCAAATATTCAAGGAACGGCACTAGGTAATTTTTTAACCCTTGATACAAAAACGCTTGCTCTTGCCCTGCCGATCTATGCCTTTTTTGCTGCGGCTCTGCCAGTTTGGCTGCTGCTTGCACCGAGGGACTATTTAAGTAGTTTTATGAAAATTGGTGTATTCATTGCGCTGATTGCCGGAATCTTTATGGTGAATCCTTCCATTCAATTCCCGGCGTTTACAGAGTTTGTGAATGGAGGAGGGCCTGTTTTAGCTGGTCCTGTCTGGCCGTTTATTTCGATTACTATTGCTTGCGGTGCCATCTCTGGTTTCCACGCATTTGTTGGTTCAGGCACAACGCCAAAGATGCTGGACCGCTGGAGTGATATGAAGCCTGTTGCGTTTGGTGCAATGCTGGTGGAATGCTTAGTTGGGATTATGGCTTTAATTGCGGCTACGGCCCTGCATCCAGGAGATTATTTTGCGATAAACAGTACGCCAGAAGTGTTTCGTACACTCGGTATGAGTGTTGAAAACCTTCCGCAGCTGAGTAAGGAAATCGGTCTTGATTTAGAAGGAAGAACAGGTGGTGCCGTAACATTAGCTGTAGGAATGGCATATATCTTTACGGGGATTCCGTTCTTTAGTCATTTGGCTTCTTATTTCTTCCAGTTCGTCATTATGTTTGAAGCTGTCTTTATTTTAACCGCTATTGATGCGGGAACACGTGTGGCACGCTATTTGATTCAAGATTTCTTAGGTGAAGCATATAAACCGCTTAAACGAAATGACTGGGTACCTGGTTCGGTGTTTGCAAGTGCGCTTGCTTGTTTTATGTGGGGATACTTACTTTACTCCGGGGATATCGGGTCTATTTGGGCGCTGTTTGGGGTTTCAAATCAGTTAATGGCCTCGGTTGGGTTAATCATTGGGGCAACCGTTGTTTTAAAAATTGCAGATAAAAGACGATATATGCTGACTTGTTTCATTCCGCTTGCTTACTTATATGTGACGGTGAATTATGCAGGCTATTGGATGGTAGCGAAAGTATATCTCAATCCTGAAGCATCCGGTTACAGCGTGCTGAATGCGGTGCTTTCGATCATTATGCTGATCTTAGGATTTGTGATTATTGTGTTTGCGATCAAAAAATGGGTTGAGATCTGGCGTGATCCAGCGATTCGAATGGAAACACCTATCACTGGCTAA
- a CDS encoding M42 family metallopeptidase: MTKLDQTLTMLKDLTDAKGIPGNERDVKKVMQTYIESYADEVSTDRLGSLIAKKEGNANGPKIMLAGHLDEVGFMVTKIDDKGYIRFQTVGGWWSQVMLAQRVTIVTNKGEITGVIGSKPPHVLSPEARKKSIEITDMFIDIGASSKEQAMEWGVLPGDQIVPYFEFTVMNDEKMLLAKAWDNRIGCAVAIDVMKNLHNAQHENIAYSVATVQEEVGLRGAKTAAATIQPDIGFAIDVGVAGDTPGITEKEATSKLGKGPTIVVFDASMVSHKGLRDFVIQTADELNIPYQYDSMPGGGTDAGGIHLTGHGVPSLSIGIPSRYIHTHAAMIHRDDYENAVKLLTEVIKRLDQKTVEQITYGS, encoded by the coding sequence ATGACAAAACTTGATCAAACATTAACTATGCTGAAAGACCTAACGGATGCAAAAGGGATTCCAGGAAATGAACGTGATGTCAAAAAAGTCATGCAGACATACATAGAATCATATGCAGATGAAGTCTCTACAGACCGCCTTGGCAGCTTGATCGCTAAGAAGGAAGGAAACGCAAACGGACCTAAAATTATGCTCGCTGGTCACTTAGATGAAGTAGGATTCATGGTGACAAAAATTGATGACAAAGGCTACATTCGTTTTCAAACAGTCGGCGGCTGGTGGTCACAGGTCATGCTCGCCCAGCGTGTCACCATTGTGACGAATAAGGGAGAGATCACAGGGGTAATTGGTTCAAAACCACCACACGTCTTGTCACCTGAAGCTCGCAAAAAGTCAATTGAGATTACGGATATGTTTATTGATATTGGGGCGTCAAGCAAAGAACAGGCAATGGAGTGGGGTGTGCTGCCTGGAGATCAAATCGTTCCTTACTTTGAATTTACAGTCATGAATGATGAAAAAATGCTCCTTGCAAAAGCATGGGACAACCGCATTGGCTGTGCAGTAGCCATTGATGTCATGAAAAACTTACACAATGCACAGCATGAGAATATTGCTTACAGCGTCGCAACTGTACAAGAGGAAGTAGGTCTGCGCGGAGCCAAAACAGCAGCGGCTACAATTCAGCCTGATATTGGATTTGCCATTGATGTAGGTGTAGCAGGAGATACACCGGGCATCACTGAGAAAGAAGCAACAAGCAAGCTTGGCAAAGGACCAACGATTGTTGTATTTGATGCTTCCATGGTATCTCATAAAGGACTTCGTGATTTTGTTATCCAAACAGCGGATGAACTGAACATTCCTTATCAATATGACTCAATGCCTGGCGGGGGGACAGATGCTGGCGGTATCCATTTAACGGGTCATGGTGTTCCATCACTATCTATCGGGATTCCGAGCAGATACATTCATACCCATGCTGCAATGATTCACCGAGATGATTATGAAAATGCAGTGAAGCTTTTAACAGAAGTGATCAAAAGACTAGATCAAAAAACCGTCGAACAGATTACGTACGGTTCTTAA
- a CDS encoding sigma-w pathway protein ysdB: MFVILMRLALVALLVYIFYMAVKFFSNPRRKLKQAQLKEGFYFMDEQQNARKNFNFVYKGVLFEGEKHVPSKDHPLFVHSIYVWTESPEKLSEFTLDDFEKLEKNIIERYPQTKIDWDQPIKKIKQKKGADTPS, encoded by the coding sequence ATGTTTGTAATCCTCATGAGACTAGCTCTTGTTGCACTGCTTGTCTACATCTTCTACATGGCGGTAAAATTCTTCTCAAATCCGAGAAGAAAGCTAAAACAAGCACAATTAAAAGAAGGCTTTTATTTTATGGATGAACAGCAAAATGCGCGCAAAAATTTTAATTTCGTCTATAAAGGTGTCTTGTTTGAAGGGGAGAAGCATGTTCCTTCTAAGGATCATCCTCTGTTTGTCCACTCCATTTACGTTTGGACGGAGTCACCTGAGAAGCTGAGTGAATTTACATTAGATGACTTTGAAAAACTGGAGAAAAACATTATCGAGCGTTATCCTCAAACAAAAATTGATTGGGATCAGCCCATTAAAAAAATCAAACAAAAAAAAGGAGCAGACACGCCATCCTAA
- a CDS encoding DUF1294 domain-containing protein: MNMALILLLMLVNGYGFFLMGEDKRRAKAHKWRISEAHLWSIAVLFGAAGSYLGMQYFRHKTKHPAFQIGMPVFIILQLILLGYIQVI; this comes from the coding sequence ATGAATATGGCTTTGATCCTGCTGCTTATGTTGGTGAATGGCTATGGCTTTTTTCTTATGGGAGAGGACAAACGCCGGGCCAAAGCACATAAATGGAGAATTTCAGAGGCGCATTTATGGAGTATTGCGGTGCTTTTTGGCGCTGCTGGATCGTATCTAGGAATGCAGTATTTCCGGCATAAAACAAAGCATCCTGCCTTTCAAATCGGCATGCCTGTATTCATTATTTTGCAGTTGATCCTATTGGGATATATCCAAGTTATTTGA
- the rplT gene encoding 50S ribosomal protein L20: MPRVKGGTVSRQRRKKVLKLAKGYFGSKHRLYKVANQQVMKSGNYAFRDRRQKKRDFRKLWITRINAAARMNGLSYSRLMHGLKLSGIEVNRKMLADLAVNDLNAFNQLADAAKAQLDK; this comes from the coding sequence ATGCCAAGAGTAAAAGGCGGAACTGTGTCGCGTCAGCGTCGTAAAAAGGTTCTTAAATTAGCAAAAGGTTATTTCGGTTCAAAACATAGATTATACAAAGTAGCAAACCAACAGGTGATGAAATCTGGAAACTACGCTTTCCGTGACCGTCGTCAGAAAAAACGTGACTTCCGTAAACTATGGATCACTCGTATCAACGCTGCAGCTCGTATGAACGGTCTTTCTTACAGCCGTTTAATGCATGGCTTAAAGCTTTCTGGTATCGAAGTAAACCGCAAAATGCTTGCTGACCTTGCGGTGAATGACCTAAATGCATTCAATCAGCTTGCTGATGCTGCAAAAGCACAACTAGACAAGTAA
- the rpmI gene encoding 50S ribosomal protein L35, with product MPKMKTHRGSAKRFKKTGSGKLKRSHAYTSHLFANKSTKQKRKLRKSAIVSAGDFKRIKQQLANIK from the coding sequence ATGCCAAAAATGAAAACTCACCGCGGATCTGCTAAACGTTTCAAAAAAACAGGTTCTGGTAAACTTAAACGTTCTCATGCGTATACAAGTCACTTGTTCGCTAACAAATCTACAAAGCAAAAACGTAAATTGCGTAAGAGCGCAATCGTAAGTGCTGGAGATTTCAAACGGATCAAACAACAACTTGCAAACATTAAGTAA
- the infC gene encoding translation initiation factor IF-3: MSKDQLVNEGIRAREVRLIGQNGDQLGIKTRQEALEIAAKANLDLVLVAANAKPPVCRIMDYGKFRFEQQKKEKEARKNQKIISLKEVRLSPTIDEHDFNTKLRNAIKFLEKGDKVKASIRFKGRAITHKEIGQRVLDRFSEACAEVATVETKPKMDGRSMFLMLAPKVEK, from the coding sequence ATTAGCAAAGATCAATTAGTTAATGAAGGTATTCGTGCGCGTGAAGTTCGTTTGATCGGACAAAATGGCGATCAGCTTGGGATTAAAACCCGCCAGGAAGCTCTGGAAATTGCTGCTAAAGCTAATCTTGACCTTGTGTTAGTTGCTGCAAATGCAAAACCACCTGTTTGCCGAATCATGGACTATGGTAAGTTCCGATTCGAACAGCAGAAGAAGGAAAAAGAGGCACGTAAGAATCAAAAAATCATTAGCTTAAAAGAAGTTCGGTTGAGCCCGACAATCGATGAACATGATTTTAACACGAAGCTCCGTAATGCAATCAAATTCCTTGAAAAGGGAGATAAAGTGAAAGCTTCTATCCGTTTTAAAGGCCGTGCGATTACGCATAAAGAAATCGGACAGCGCGTGTTAGACCGTTTCTCTGAAGCTTGCGCTGAAGTAGCAACAGTAGAAACAAAACCTAAGATGGACGGACGCAGCATGTTCCTCATGCTTGCACCAAAAGTTGAAAAGTAA
- the lrgB gene encoding antiholin-like protein LrgB, whose protein sequence is MGTSTMSPYFGIVVSLVAFGIGTFLFKKSKGFFLFTPLFVAMVLGILFLKVGGFSYADYNEGGKIIKFFLEPATIAFAIPLYKQRALLKKYWWQILSAIFVGSLCSITIVYLVAKGIHLDAAVMKSMLPQAATTAIALPIAKDIGGIADITAFAVIFNAVIVYALGAFFLKWFRIKNPVAKGLALGTSGHALGVSVGIEMGEVEAAMASIAVVVVGVVTVIVIPIFMQLIL, encoded by the coding sequence ATGGGTACAAGTACGATGAGCCCTTATTTTGGCATTGTCGTCTCATTGGTCGCTTTTGGAATAGGGACATTCTTATTTAAAAAATCAAAAGGCTTCTTCTTATTCACCCCGCTGTTTGTGGCGATGGTACTAGGCATTTTATTTTTGAAAGTTGGCGGTTTTTCCTACGCAGATTATAATGAGGGCGGCAAGATAATCAAATTTTTCTTAGAGCCTGCCACGATTGCTTTCGCTATCCCGCTTTATAAGCAGAGAGCTTTGCTTAAAAAATATTGGTGGCAAATTTTATCTGCTATTTTTGTAGGTTCACTTTGTTCCATTACGATCGTATATCTCGTAGCAAAAGGAATTCATTTAGATGCGGCTGTGATGAAAAGCATGCTTCCACAAGCAGCGACAACAGCGATTGCTCTTCCAATTGCAAAGGATATTGGAGGAATCGCAGATATCACAGCCTTTGCGGTCATATTTAACGCAGTCATTGTCTATGCACTAGGTGCCTTCTTCTTAAAATGGTTTCGCATTAAAAACCCAGTGGCAAAAGGTCTTGCACTTGGTACATCAGGACATGCGCTTGGGGTTTCTGTTGGAATTGAGATGGGAGAAGTAGAAGCAGCGATGGCAAGTATCGCCGTTGTAGTCGTAGGAGTTGTGACCGTTATCGTCATCCCAATCTTTATGCAGTTGATTCTTTGA
- the lrgA gene encoding antiholin-like murein hydrolase modulator LrgA: MSATKVYGFLSQAFIFATVMFVSNLISMYLPIPIPASVIGLVLLFVLLTTKIVKLEQVEQLGTSLTGLISFLFVPSGISVIQSLGVMQEVGVQVVGVIIIATIMLLAATGLFSQLLMQLSERPQKRKETKESKSAPSHSNKSASSTH, translated from the coding sequence ATGAGTGCCACGAAAGTATATGGATTTCTATCTCAAGCATTTATTTTTGCAACTGTAATGTTCGTTTCTAATCTCATTTCAATGTATTTACCGATTCCGATCCCCGCATCCGTCATTGGTTTGGTTCTATTATTTGTTTTGTTAACAACGAAAATCGTTAAATTGGAGCAGGTGGAGCAATTAGGTACATCATTGACAGGACTCATTAGCTTTCTGTTTGTTCCCTCTGGGATCTCAGTTATTCAATCACTAGGTGTCATGCAAGAAGTAGGAGTGCAAGTCGTCGGTGTCATTATCATTGCAACCATTATGCTACTTGCAGCGACAGGGCTGTTTTCGCAGCTTCTCATGCAATTATCAGAAAGACCGCAGAAACGTAAAGAGACAAAGGAGAGTAAATCTGCTCCTTCTCATTCAAATAAATCAGCTTCAAGTACGCATTAA
- a CDS encoding LytTR family transcriptional regulator DNA-binding domain-containing protein, which yields MMKVLIVDDEVLARDELKYLLRRTKEDVQIEEAENIESAFDRMVDHKPDLLFLDIDLSGENGFDIAKRLNRMSDPPAVVFATAFDQYALKAFEVSALDYLTKPFDEERLLQTIQKFKKWKSVETQEHQLSDEKAPHQQKLAISVDDSIVILQVEEIMYVGLSEGKKVVKTKTHMYEVSEPLVVIEKKLPEAYFMRVHRSYIVNTSHMKEVQPWFNSTYNLHMTDGSIIPVSRTYAKELKKSLLLE from the coding sequence TTGATGAAGGTATTAATCGTAGATGATGAAGTGTTAGCAAGAGATGAATTAAAATACTTATTACGAAGAACGAAAGAGGATGTTCAAATAGAGGAAGCAGAAAATATAGAATCTGCTTTTGACCGGATGGTCGACCATAAGCCGGATCTGCTCTTTTTAGACATTGATTTATCTGGTGAGAACGGATTTGATATTGCCAAAAGGCTCAACCGGATGTCTGATCCGCCAGCGGTTGTATTTGCGACAGCCTTTGATCAATACGCGCTGAAGGCGTTTGAGGTAAGTGCCCTTGATTATTTAACAAAACCATTTGATGAAGAGCGGCTTTTGCAGACCATTCAAAAGTTTAAAAAGTGGAAATCTGTTGAGACGCAAGAGCACCAACTGTCAGATGAGAAAGCGCCCCACCAGCAAAAATTAGCGATCTCAGTCGATGACTCAATTGTGATCCTGCAAGTTGAAGAGATCATGTATGTAGGACTCAGCGAGGGGAAAAAGGTCGTGAAAACAAAGACTCACATGTATGAGGTCTCAGAACCGCTTGTGGTCATTGAAAAGAAACTACCTGAGGCTTACTTTATGAGGGTCCATCGCAGCTATATCGTGAATACCTCTCATATGAAAGAAGTACAGCCGTGGTTTAATTCGACGTATAATCTGCATATGACAGACGGGTCTATCATTCCTGTCAGCCGCACATATGCCAAAGAATTAAAGAAGTCACTCCTGCTAGAGTAG
- a CDS encoding sensor histidine kinase: MLHLIIMMIERVGIIVILGFVLAHVKGFRNLLLHNQGFRKKAILVFIFASFSMISNYTGIEIQQQIVMNHEFSYHLGSSSSIANTRIMGIEMGGLIGGPFVGIGAGLLAGIHRYSLGGSTALSCAISSILAGVIAGYVGSRFKRRNRMVTPRQAALFGVAMESLQMIIIFLFARPFADAWGLVSIIALPMIFVNGIGSFIFLSILQSVIRQEEQAKAMQTHRVFSIADQTLPFFRQGLNEQSCKSVAEIIHRLTETDAVSLTDTEKILAHVGDGTDHHIPSKSLITGLSKQVLMSGKIMKAHSKDEINCSVAHCPLEAAIVLPLTLNGQTIGTLKMYFNSPVGLSRVEEELAEGLAMLFSTQLELGEAETQSRLLKDAEIKALQAQVNPHFLFNAINTISVLCRTNVEMARKLLLQLSIYFRSNMQGARQLLIPMHKEIQHVEAYLSLEQARFPNKYHVTFQIEKELEQVMIPPFVLQVLVENAVRHAFPKHQTNCEVIVSALMKDGHVYMKVTDNGQGIEEDKMAQLLKAPVKSLEGTGTALFNLDQRLRGIFGRQAALSIHSDQGTDISFRIPMNYVKKDDSR; the protein is encoded by the coding sequence TTGCTTCATTTAATTATTATGATGATCGAGCGTGTGGGGATCATCGTTATTTTAGGATTTGTGCTTGCTCATGTGAAGGGCTTTCGCAATCTATTGCTACATAATCAAGGGTTTCGGAAAAAGGCAATCCTTGTCTTCATTTTTGCTTCTTTTAGTATGATCAGCAATTACACAGGTATTGAAATCCAGCAGCAAATTGTCATGAATCATGAGTTTTCATATCATCTTGGCTCGTCCAGCTCTATCGCCAATACGAGAATTATGGGGATCGAAATGGGTGGTTTGATCGGGGGGCCGTTTGTAGGGATTGGTGCAGGGCTTTTAGCTGGAATTCATCGCTATTCCCTAGGAGGAAGCACTGCGCTCAGCTGTGCGATTTCTTCCATTTTAGCCGGTGTCATTGCAGGCTATGTCGGCAGCAGATTTAAGCGGAGGAATCGAATGGTGACACCTCGCCAAGCAGCCCTTTTTGGTGTAGCGATGGAATCATTGCAGATGATCATTATCTTTCTGTTTGCAAGGCCATTTGCGGATGCATGGGGGCTTGTCAGTATCATTGCCCTGCCGATGATCTTTGTGAATGGAATCGGCAGCTTTATCTTTTTATCTATTTTACAGTCAGTCATTCGGCAAGAAGAGCAGGCAAAAGCGATGCAGACACATCGAGTATTTTCGATCGCCGATCAAACACTGCCTTTTTTCCGCCAAGGGTTAAATGAACAGTCCTGTAAAAGTGTGGCGGAGATCATTCATCGGTTGACTGAAACAGATGCGGTCTCCTTAACAGACACAGAAAAGATTTTAGCGCATGTTGGAGATGGAACAGATCATCATATTCCATCTAAAAGCTTGATTACAGGGCTGTCGAAACAAGTCTTGATGAGCGGCAAGATTATGAAGGCACATTCGAAGGACGAAATCAATTGTTCAGTCGCCCATTGCCCTCTTGAAGCCGCAATCGTGCTGCCGCTCACTTTGAACGGTCAAACGATTGGAACGTTAAAAATGTATTTCAATTCTCCGGTCGGATTAAGCAGGGTGGAAGAGGAGCTTGCAGAAGGTTTGGCGATGCTGTTTTCCACACAGCTTGAGCTTGGGGAGGCGGAAACTCAAAGCCGCCTGCTAAAAGATGCAGAGATCAAAGCACTTCAAGCACAAGTGAACCCGCACTTTTTATTTAACGCTATTAATACCATCTCTGTTTTATGCAGAACCAATGTGGAGATGGCAAGGAAGCTGCTGCTGCAGCTAAGTATTTATTTTCGTTCAAATATGCAAGGTGCCCGCCAGCTGCTGATTCCAATGCATAAAGAGATTCAGCATGTGGAGGCATATTTATCACTCGAACAAGCAAGGTTTCCAAATAAGTACCATGTGACCTTTCAAATTGAAAAGGAGCTGGAGCAGGTGATGATTCCGCCCTTTGTGCTTCAGGTGCTTGTTGAAAACGCAGTGAGACATGCTTTTCCTAAACATCAAACGAATTGTGAAGTCATCGTATCCGCTTTGATGAAAGATGGGCATGTTTATATGAAAGTGACAGATAATGGACAGGGGATTGAAGAGGATAAGATGGCTCAGCTATTAAAAGCGCCTGTCAAATCACTAGAAGGAACAGGGACAGCCCTTTTTAATTTAGATCAGCGGTTAAGAGGAATTTTTGGCAGACAAGCCGCTTTATCCATTCATAGTGACCAAGGCACTGACATCTCATTTCGCATTCCGATGAACTATGTAAAAAAGGATGATTCTCGTTGA
- a CDS encoding HAD family hydrolase, whose protein sequence is MKAVFFDLDDTLLWDEKSIHTTFQETCREAEKKYGLDPESFEQTVREEARKLYSSYETYDYTVMIGINPFEGLWSNFSEPISEGFQKLNALAPEYRKNAWTNGLKTAGIDDEAFGQYLADFFAAERRKRPYVYEETYPVLDRLKGSYELLLLTNGDPSLQKEKLAGVPELAPYFNEIVISGDYGKGKPDPGIFEHCLQLLNLKKDEVIMVGDNPKTDILGASRVGIQTVWINRHGKKNETDVMPDFEIKDLHELFDILK, encoded by the coding sequence ATGAAAGCCGTATTTTTCGATTTAGATGATACTTTGCTTTGGGACGAAAAAAGCATTCACACAACTTTTCAGGAAACTTGCCGGGAAGCGGAAAAGAAATATGGACTTGATCCAGAATCGTTTGAACAGACTGTACGTGAAGAAGCAAGAAAGCTGTACTCTTCTTATGAAACATATGATTATACTGTCATGATCGGCATTAACCCTTTCGAAGGACTGTGGTCCAATTTTAGTGAACCGATTAGCGAAGGCTTTCAAAAGCTGAACGCCCTTGCACCAGAGTATCGCAAAAATGCTTGGACCAACGGCTTAAAGACAGCGGGAATTGACGATGAGGCATTTGGACAATATTTGGCTGATTTCTTTGCAGCAGAGCGCAGAAAACGTCCATATGTCTATGAAGAAACATACCCTGTTTTAGACCGACTAAAAGGCAGCTACGAATTGCTCCTTTTAACCAACGGAGATCCTAGCCTTCAAAAGGAAAAACTGGCAGGTGTTCCTGAGCTTGCACCTTATTTTAACGAAATTGTGATTTCAGGAGATTACGGGAAAGGCAAACCTGATCCGGGTATCTTTGAGCACTGCCTTCAGCTGTTAAACTTAAAAAAAGACGAAGTGATCATGGTTGGAGATAATCCCAAAACAGATATTCTCGGCGCATCTCGCGTTGGCATCCAAACCGTTTGGATCAATCGCCATGGCAAGAAAAACGAAACAGATGTGATGCCTGATTTTGAAATCAAAGACTTACATGAATTGTTTGATATATTAAAATAG